The following coding sequences lie in one Gadus morhua chromosome 20, gadMor3.0, whole genome shotgun sequence genomic window:
- the kctd4 gene encoding BTB/POZ domain-containing protein KCTD4, with amino-acid sequence MEWNLRRMDSEIRQINPDLLQPSKSFKKPSSGTITLNVGGFLYTAHRTTLVKYQGSLLEELANGKKPVQHTDSMGNPFIDRDGPVFRHVLNFLRTGDLQLPDDFREVGLLGKEAEFYRLSELVDAVFEWEEQRTTKREPAFLEVTDSHERSQGLKVYCSDPAFIDKVKARLVQISKSRLDGFPEEFEVSSNVIQFRHFIKSEPGSRLVLKEDSTFLCTLDCLKLETVMLALKGGFKLITSLDSSKGSVVAAEALHFVK; translated from the coding sequence ATGGAATGGAATCTAAGAAGGATGGACAGCGAAATAAGGCAGATTAATCCCGACTTACTGCAACCCAGTAAGAGCTTCAAGAAGCCCTCCTCGGGCACAATCACACTCAACGTGGGGGGCTTCCTCTACACGGCCCACCGCACCACTCTGGTCAAATACCAGGGCTCGCTGCTCGAGGAGCTGGCCAATGGGAAGAAGCCCGTGCAGCACACCGACTCCATGGGAAACCCTTTCATTGACCGGGACGGACCCGTGTTCCGCCATGTGCTCAACTTCCTGCGTACCGGGGACCTCCAGCTGCCCGACGACTTCCGGGAGGTGGGGCTCCTCGGGAAGGAGGCGGAATTCTACCGCCTGAGCGAACTGGTGGACGCCGTGTTCGaatgggaggagcagaggaccaCCAAGAGAGAGCCCGCCTTCCTGGAGGTGACGGACAGCCACGAGCGGTCACAGGGCCTCAAGGTGTACTGCAGCGATCCAGCGTTTATCGACAAGGTCAAGGCGCGGCTGGTGCAGATCTCCAAGAGCCGCCTGGACGGCTTCCCGGAGGAGTTTGAGGTGTCGTCAAACGTGATCCAGTTCCGCCACTTCATCAAGTCGGAGCCGGGCTCCCGGCTGGTGCTGAAGGAGGACAGCACCTTTCTGTGCACCCTGGACTgtctcaagctggagacggTGATGCTGGCCCTCAAGGGGGGCTTCAAACTCATCACCAGCCTCGACAGCAGCAAAGGGTCGGTGGTGGCGGCTGAGGCCCTGCACTTTGTCAAGTAG
- the LOC115533157 gene encoding TSC22 domain family protein 1, whose amino-acid sequence MHHPDSAGVSSNGKMAHQRIYPASVSNNGSDGGALLSTPPNTVVNNVQIPVDECLLTQSSSVLSSQASQQPPHNLSLHSLSSQSAGAQMKKKSGFQITSVTSAQVSVGTNNSIAEDTESYDDLDESHTEDMSSSEILDVSLSRANDLAGAERSSSEETLNNFHEAESPGAISPNQLSHLHLMNQSGTIVNGTMHHHYLHHHVTLRHPPQSTSPSASPSSNIGVILENTSSGNISSGGDVTSASVARMHSSVTGTTTGVINHQSSNAGYVNVPSPNVFVRDNKSGSGNISNIEGVTGRVAIGANINETIQQDQTMNSTIISTTFENANAVIGLPNGNLGGSITQSSAAVTVVTVASVSLTQQQPLPTSAPTTTTTSSRFRVVKLDSSSEPFKKGRWTCTDYHDKDAPASAPSFSTPDVTALGMRAGESMQQNYSECFNSGVGRESTIGSSCTVSSTVSTQNYYTDTVGGGKVGRVQHSQDYVTSLQGFQTSLFNGLNMGVSQTETLIHKDLIQTTGPPSAQTGILQSVSMTGVQNPTGNPIFAVSQQQLSYAQAVANQSPGSNKGPLKVHQPPSVTAQYGQSHQSIPQPADSQPLAPNPSGPGNGNMVGGQHEQPMISMPAQMRLQQTTSLQVNTFSVVPQMGVGVPDQQGTSNPIMLDRQQQQPLTTQGLLTHLPSASQVPSPANLKNYPLSMSQMHNGVNSGRALYASLPTFTTTQLEDAQRLLLQHQSALLGLPKLAEASSPASAAFGQAGDSSALTSTVFLKAIDGEDGLSGASVVAIDNKIEQAMDLVKSHLMFAVREEVEVLKEQIKDLIDRNTQLEQENTLLKTLASPEQIAQFQSQVQTGSPPVSVATTGPQNLAATTQPVSHNSFSSA is encoded by the exons ATGCATCATCCGGATTCTGCAGGAGTCTCCAGCAATGGAAAGATGGCACATCAAAGGATATATCCTGCAAGTGTTAGCAACAACGGCAGTGACGGTGGCGCATTGTTGTCAACACCACCAAACACTGTTGTCAATAACGTCCAAATTCCGGTCGATGAATGTCTGTTGACTCAATCTTCATCAGTATTGTCTTCCCAAGCTTCACAGCAACCTCCTCACAACCTGAGCTTGCACTCCCTATCATCCCAGTCAGCAGGCGCTCAGATGAAAAAGAAGAGTGGCTTCCAGATTACTAGTGTTACTTCAGCCCAGGTATCCGTTGGCACTAACAACAGTATTGCAGAGGACACCGAGAGCTATGATGATCTGGATGAATCGCACACTGAGGACATGTCTTCATCGGAAATCCTtgatgtttctctctctcgggcAAATGACCTAGCTGGAGCTGAGCGGAGTTCATCTGAGGAAACGCTGAATAACTTCCATGAGGCCGAGAGTCCTGGAGCCATCTCTCCCAACCAGCTCTCCCATCTCCACCTCATGAACCAATCTGGAACCATAGTTAATGGGACTATGCATCACCACTATCTACATCATCATGTGACACTTCGTCATCCTCCTCAATCTACGTCCCCTTCGGCTTCACCATCTTCTAACATTGGGGTTATCCTGGAAAATACTTCAAGTGGAAACATTTCTTCTGGAGGAGATGTGACCTCAGCTTCTGTTGCTAGAATGCACAGTTCTGTGACCGGAACCACTACTGGTGTAATTAATCACCAGAGCAGCAATGCTGGATATGTGAATGTGCCTTCGCCCAATGTCTTTGTGAGGGATAATAAAAGTGGGAGTGGCAATATTAGCAATATTGAAGGTGTCACAGGCAGAGTGGCCATTGGGGCCAATATAAATGAAACAATCCAGCAAGACCAAACTATGAACTCTACTATCATATCAACCACATTTGAGAATGCCAATGCAGTTATAGGATTACCAAATGGGAACCTGGGAGGAAGTATAACTCAGTCTAGTGCTGCCGTGACAGTTGTGACTGTCGCCTCTGTATCTTTAACCCAACAACAGCCTTTACCCACATCTGCCCCTACAACGACCACCACTAGCTCTCGCTTCAGGGTGGTGAAGCTGGACTCTAGCTCGGAGCCATTCAAAAAGGGCCGATGGACATGCACTGACTACCACGACAAAGATGCCCCGGCTTCTGCTCCTTCTTTTTCCACTCCTGATGTGACAGCCCTGGGAATGCGAGCAGGGGAGAGCATGCAGCAAAATTATTCTGAGTGCTTTAATAGCGGTGTAGGAAGAGAGAGCACAATCGGGAGTAGCTGTACTGTAAGTAGCACGGTCAGTACGCAAAATTATTACACTGacactgtcggcggtggaaaagTTGGCAGGGTTCAGCATTCCCAGGACTATGTAACTTCTCTTCAGGGCTTCCAGACATCCCTTTTCAATGGCTTAAACATGGGAGTGTCCCAAACCGAGACTCTAATTCACAAGGATCTCATCCAGACCACCGGTCCCCCTTCTGCTCAGACTGGTATCCTCCAGTCGGTCTCCATGACAGGGGTCCAAAACCCAACAGGGAATCCTATCTTTGCAGtgtcccagcagcagctctcCTATGCGCAGGCAGTTGCCAACCAATCCCCGGGCTCCAATAAAGGCCCATTGAAGGTTCATCAGCCACCTTCTGTTACTGCCCAGTATGGTCAGTCGCACCAAAGTATCCCTCAGCCTGCCGATTCTCAACCTTTAGCGCCAAATCCTTCTGGTCCTGGTAATGGAAATATGGTTGGAGGTCAACATGAGCAGCCTATGATATCTATGCCGGCTCAGATGCGGCTCCAGCAGACCACCTCCCTCCAAGTCAACACCTTTTCTGTTGTCCCTCAGATGGGGGTAGGTGTGCCCGACCAGCAAGGCACAAGCAACCCTATTATGCTCGATCGCCAACAGCAACAGCCGCTCACAACGCAAGGCCTTTTAACCCATCTTCCCAGTGCAAGTCAAGTGCCATCTCCTGCTAACCTTAAGAATTATCCTCTGTCCATGTCCCAAATGCACAATGGTGTGAACAGTGGGAGGGCCCTGTATGCCAGTTTGCCCACATTCACAACCACCCAGTTGGAGGATGCTCAGCGCCTTCTCCTTCAGCACCAGTCAGCTCTGTTGGGGCTACCAAAGCTAGCTGAAGCTAGCTCTCCAGCCAGCGCTGCTTTCGGGCAGGCGGGCGACTCCAGTGCCTTAACTTCAACTGTTTTTCTCAAGGCCATAGATGGAGAAGATGG TTTGTCTGGAGCCAGTGTCGTGGCCATAGACAACAAGATTGAGCAAGCTATG GACCTGGTCAAGAGCCATCTGATGTTTGCAGTACGAGAGGAGGTGGAAGTGCTCAAAGAGCAGATAAAGGACCTGATCGACCGCAACACACAACTTGAACAAGAAAACACCCTTCTGAAGACCCTGGCCAGCCCTGAGCAGATAGCCCAGTTCCAGTCCCAGGTGCAGACCGGATCCCCTCCGGTCTCCGTAGCGACCACAGGACCCCAGAACTTGGCTGCCACGACTCAACCGGTGTCCCACAACTCTTTCTCCTCTGCATAG
- the lrch1 gene encoding leucine-rich repeat and calponin homology domain-containing protein 1 isoform X1: MATLGTESVRPHSQLGGSPSSQTSGMGVISHNLPPPNRASERALEEAASGGVLNLSSRKLKEFPRTATNHDLTDTVEADLSKNRLADVPSEICHLIALETLNLYHNCIRTIPDNIISLQALTCLNLSRNQLSVLPACLSRLPLRVLNASNNKLVSLPDAIAQLHHLMELDVSCNELSTLPRHIGRLKALRELNVRRNLLCVLPEDLSELPLVKFDLSCNKVSTIPLSFRNMKHLQTLRLDHNPLQSPPAQICIKGRVHIFKYLSMEACRSDKMPDALFLPVIERLSLSQPSTGSSEDVDHHRKQDADSGVGSDNGDKRLSATEPSDEESLSLTGAMTNITEEGISQQDSSEHLDTLAADSDAVQLIEESPTEALREQFGYRDAGLTARFLNYIKGRTVTDFDEPLRIEEDTNWPTAQTSKDVGGSELHIDMINQLKEAVELLQDPNRGSLEQDGVSGVQLYPVEMVNVDDSLNGQESDDGSATPKEGEVGSPSCERMPFSSPPFGLKPRSAPPSLPCSPPPSCFNPLLSQAPPSRRDTPRSHDDGGMTNRVFLRSHKSLEAVDPQFTMRRKMEQLREELELLETLRDGIEGRLKVALPEDLGSSLMDGVVLCHLANHIRPRSVASIHVPSPAVPKLSMAKCRRNVENFLDACRKIGVSEDRLCLPHHILEERGLLRVCNTVQALLDHSPAKQTLLT; encoded by the exons ATGGCGACGCTGGGAACGGAGTCGGTTCGTCCCCATTCCCAGCTCGGTGGATCTCCGTCGTCCCAGACTAGCGGTATGGGTGTGATTAGTCATAACCTGCCGCCTCCCAACCGAGCCTCGGAGCGGGCTCTGGAGGAGGCGGCCAGCGGCGGAGTGTTGAACCTCAGCTCCAGGAAACTCAAGGAGTTCCCGAGGACCGCCACCAACCACGACCTGACAGACACGGTGGAAGCAG acttgTCTAAGAACCGCCTGGCAGATGTGCCCTCAGAGATCTGTCACCTGATTGCCTTGGAGACGCTCAACCTGTACCACAACTGCATCAGGACAATCCCCGACAACATCATCAGTCTACAGGCCCTCACCTGTCTGAACCTGAg tcgTAACCAGCTGAGCGTGCTCCCAGCGTGTCTGAGCCGGCTGCCGCTGCGGGTTCTCAAcgccagcaacaacaaactggTCAGCCTGCCAGACGCTATCGCCCAGCTACACCACCTCATGGAGCTG gacgTGAGCTGTAACGAGCTCAGCACCCTGCCCAGACACATCGGCCGCCTGAAGGCCCTGAGAGAGCTCAACGTGCGGAGGAACCTGCTCTGTGTGCTCCCTGAAG acctaTCAGAGCTCCCCCTGGTGAAGTTTGACCTGTCGTGTAACAAGGTGTCCACCATCCCGTTGAGCTTCAGGAACATGAAGCATCTACAGACCCTCCGTCTAGACCACAACCCCCTGCAGAGCCCCCCTGCTCAG ATCTGTATCAAGGGCAGAGTACACATCTTTAAGTACCTCAGCATGGAAGCGTGTCGCAGTGACAAGATGCCCGACGCCCTCTTCCTGCCCGTCATCGAGCGCCTCAGCCTATCACAGCCCAGCACCGGCAG CTCGGAGGACGTTGACCATCATCGTAAACAGGACGCAGACTCCGGCGTCGGCAGCGACAACGGAGACAAGAGACTGTCCgccacagag CCATCAGATGAAGAAAGTTTGAGTCTGACGGGAGCCATGACGAACATCACAGAGGAAGGAATCAGCCAACAAGACTCTAGTGAACACCTTGACACACTCGCAG CGGACTCTGATGCCGTCCAGCTCATAGAGGAGAGCCCTACGGAAGCCCTGAGGGAACAGTTTGGATACAGAGATGCTGGGCTGACCGCCCGCTTCCTCAACTACATCAAG ggCCGAACAGTGACAGACTTTGATGAGCCGCTCAGGATAGAAGAAGACACGAATTGGCCAACTGCACAAAC GTCAAAAGACGTAGGGGGGTCAGAGCTCCATATTGACATGATCAACCAGCTAAAGGAAGCTGTGGAGCTCCTACAAGACCCCAACCG AGGGTCTCTGGAGCAGGACGGAGTGTCTGGTGTTCAGCTTTACCCTGTAGAGATGGTGAACGTGGACGACTCCCTCAA TGGACAAGAGAGTGATGACGGCTCTGCTACACCCAAG GAGGGCGAGGTGGGCTCTCCGTCATGTGAGAGAATGCCGTTCTCCAGCCCCCCCTTTGGTCTGAAGCCTCGGTCAG CTCCGCCCTCGCTGCCCtgctcgccccctccctcctgtttCAACCCCCTACTCTcacaggccccgccctcccGTAGGGACACGCCTCGTAGCCATGACGACGGAGGCATGACCAACCGCG TGTTCCTGCGGAGCCACAAGAGTCTGGAGGCGGTGGACCCCCAGTTCACCATGAGACGGAAGATGGAGCAGCttagggaggagctggagctgtTGGAGACCCTTAGAGAC GGCATTGAGGGCAGGCTGAAGGTGGCACTTCCTGAAGATCTTGGCTCCTCCCTCATGGATGGCGTGGTGCTCTGCCACCTGGCCAATCACATCCGCCCACGCTCCGTGGCCAGCATCCATGTCCCATCCCCTGCTGTG CCTAAGCTCAGCATGGCTAAGTGTCGCCGGAACGTGGAGAACTTCCTGGATGCCTGCAGGAAGATAGGTGTTTCGGAG
- the lrch1 gene encoding leucine-rich repeat and calponin homology domain-containing protein 1 isoform X2, with translation MATLGTESVRPHSQLGGSPSSQTSGMGVISHNLPPPNRASERALEEAASGGVLNLSSRKLKEFPRTATNHDLTDTVEADLSKNRLADVPSEICHLIALETLNLYHNCIRTIPDNIISLQALTCLNLSRNQLSVLPACLSRLPLRVLNASNNKLVSLPDAIAQLHHLMELDVSCNELSTLPRHIGRLKALRELNVRRNLLCVLPEDLSELPLVKFDLSCNKVSTIPLSFRNMKHLQTLRLDHNPLQSPPAQICIKGRVHIFKYLSMEACRSDKMPDALFLPVIERLSLSQPSTGSSEDVDHHRKQDADSGVGSDNGDKRLSATEPSDEESLSLTGAMTNITEEGISQQDSSEHLDTLAADSDAVQLIEESPTEALREQFGYRDAGLTARFLNYIKGRTVTDFDEPLRIEEDTNWPTAQTSKDVGGSELHIDMINQLKEAVELLQDPNRGSLEQDGVSGVQLYPVEMVNVDDSLNGQESDDGSATPKEGEVGSPSCERMPFSSPPFGLKPRSVFLRSHKSLEAVDPQFTMRRKMEQLREELELLETLRDGIEGRLKVALPEDLGSSLMDGVVLCHLANHIRPRSVASIHVPSPAVPKLSMAKCRRNVENFLDACRKIGVSEDRLCLPHHILEERGLLRVCNTVQALLDHSPAKQTLLT, from the exons ATGGCGACGCTGGGAACGGAGTCGGTTCGTCCCCATTCCCAGCTCGGTGGATCTCCGTCGTCCCAGACTAGCGGTATGGGTGTGATTAGTCATAACCTGCCGCCTCCCAACCGAGCCTCGGAGCGGGCTCTGGAGGAGGCGGCCAGCGGCGGAGTGTTGAACCTCAGCTCCAGGAAACTCAAGGAGTTCCCGAGGACCGCCACCAACCACGACCTGACAGACACGGTGGAAGCAG acttgTCTAAGAACCGCCTGGCAGATGTGCCCTCAGAGATCTGTCACCTGATTGCCTTGGAGACGCTCAACCTGTACCACAACTGCATCAGGACAATCCCCGACAACATCATCAGTCTACAGGCCCTCACCTGTCTGAACCTGAg tcgTAACCAGCTGAGCGTGCTCCCAGCGTGTCTGAGCCGGCTGCCGCTGCGGGTTCTCAAcgccagcaacaacaaactggTCAGCCTGCCAGACGCTATCGCCCAGCTACACCACCTCATGGAGCTG gacgTGAGCTGTAACGAGCTCAGCACCCTGCCCAGACACATCGGCCGCCTGAAGGCCCTGAGAGAGCTCAACGTGCGGAGGAACCTGCTCTGTGTGCTCCCTGAAG acctaTCAGAGCTCCCCCTGGTGAAGTTTGACCTGTCGTGTAACAAGGTGTCCACCATCCCGTTGAGCTTCAGGAACATGAAGCATCTACAGACCCTCCGTCTAGACCACAACCCCCTGCAGAGCCCCCCTGCTCAG ATCTGTATCAAGGGCAGAGTACACATCTTTAAGTACCTCAGCATGGAAGCGTGTCGCAGTGACAAGATGCCCGACGCCCTCTTCCTGCCCGTCATCGAGCGCCTCAGCCTATCACAGCCCAGCACCGGCAG CTCGGAGGACGTTGACCATCATCGTAAACAGGACGCAGACTCCGGCGTCGGCAGCGACAACGGAGACAAGAGACTGTCCgccacagag CCATCAGATGAAGAAAGTTTGAGTCTGACGGGAGCCATGACGAACATCACAGAGGAAGGAATCAGCCAACAAGACTCTAGTGAACACCTTGACACACTCGCAG CGGACTCTGATGCCGTCCAGCTCATAGAGGAGAGCCCTACGGAAGCCCTGAGGGAACAGTTTGGATACAGAGATGCTGGGCTGACCGCCCGCTTCCTCAACTACATCAAG ggCCGAACAGTGACAGACTTTGATGAGCCGCTCAGGATAGAAGAAGACACGAATTGGCCAACTGCACAAAC GTCAAAAGACGTAGGGGGGTCAGAGCTCCATATTGACATGATCAACCAGCTAAAGGAAGCTGTGGAGCTCCTACAAGACCCCAACCG AGGGTCTCTGGAGCAGGACGGAGTGTCTGGTGTTCAGCTTTACCCTGTAGAGATGGTGAACGTGGACGACTCCCTCAA TGGACAAGAGAGTGATGACGGCTCTGCTACACCCAAG GAGGGCGAGGTGGGCTCTCCGTCATGTGAGAGAATGCCGTTCTCCAGCCCCCCCTTTGGTCTGAAGCCTCGGTCAG TGTTCCTGCGGAGCCACAAGAGTCTGGAGGCGGTGGACCCCCAGTTCACCATGAGACGGAAGATGGAGCAGCttagggaggagctggagctgtTGGAGACCCTTAGAGAC GGCATTGAGGGCAGGCTGAAGGTGGCACTTCCTGAAGATCTTGGCTCCTCCCTCATGGATGGCGTGGTGCTCTGCCACCTGGCCAATCACATCCGCCCACGCTCCGTGGCCAGCATCCATGTCCCATCCCCTGCTGTG CCTAAGCTCAGCATGGCTAAGTGTCGCCGGAACGTGGAGAACTTCCTGGATGCCTGCAGGAAGATAGGTGTTTCGGAG